The following coding sequences are from one Desulfosporosinus orientis DSM 765 window:
- a CDS encoding transposase — translation MPYIEGANRKQINFFPYTLDDYVSEDNPVRVIDAYVDSLNLEELGFEVFSAQDAGQKPYRREDLLKLYIYCYLNRIRSSRAMEAEATRNTEVMWLIGRITPDHGTLSAFMKNNKKAIKQLFKEFTLMLKGFGLIDGNLIAIDGTKIKANNAKGKHYNENIIKKKIEYYESKIEEYISDFLNTTEDKTLKQTMTEKIQSYNARIEQLNTLKKDLKEQGKKQVCLTDPDAKSMKNNGKFEVCFNMQTVVDSKHKLFVGFEVVNDVNDQSQLSNMVDKAKQVFKEEEISVVADTGYFNMLKY, via the coding sequence ATGCCATATATTGAAGGTGCAAATAGAAAGCAAATTAACTTCTTCCCCTATACCTTAGATGATTATGTTAGTGAAGATAATCCAGTAAGAGTGATTGATGCTTATGTGGATAGTTTAAATTTGGAGGAATTAGGTTTTGAAGTTTTCTCTGCTCAAGATGCCGGACAAAAACCATATAGAAGAGAAGATTTGCTTAAATTATATATATACTGCTATTTGAACAGAATCAGGTCATCACGTGCGATGGAAGCTGAGGCAACTAGAAATACTGAAGTAATGTGGCTTATAGGTAGAATTACACCAGATCACGGAACCCTTTCTGCATTTATGAAAAATAACAAGAAGGCGATTAAGCAACTATTTAAAGAATTTACACTCATGTTAAAAGGCTTCGGGCTTATTGATGGTAATCTCATAGCTATTGACGGCACAAAGATAAAGGCAAACAATGCAAAAGGTAAGCATTATAATGAAAACATAATAAAAAAGAAGATAGAATATTATGAGTCTAAGATTGAAGAATATATCAGCGACTTTTTAAACACCACAGAAGATAAAACTCTGAAACAAACCATGACTGAGAAGATCCAAAGTTATAATGCTAGAATAGAGCAATTGAACACTCTCAAAAAAGACCTTAAAGAGCAAGGGAAAAAACAAGTCTGTTTAACTGACCCAGATGCAAAATCGATGAAGAATAACGGTAAATTTGAAGTTTGTTTTAACATGCAAACCGTAGTAGATAGTAAACATAAATTATTTGTAGGCTTTGAGGTAGTAAATGACGTCAATGATCAGAGTCAGTTATCAAATATGGTGGACAAAGCTAAACAAGTATTCAAAGAAGAAGAAATCTCAGTGGTAGCAGATACAGGGTATTTCAATATGCTGAAATACTAG
- a CDS encoding M56 family metallopeptidase: MMLTLLQANCLSFFHWVMITSAKASIFIIFLLGVKLVLRHKVGARFQYGLWSVLFIGLVLPWTPNSPASVYNYLNSSRLQEIVSMIAQTTQASSVNLANQQPGFARMTVAESQSDQGVISSEARRAKDENANSWLAALFAYRLIYYIWLLGALTLTVLIIGVNLRFSKNIGQALVTDPSLLAEYNKLKAELKIKREIPLHKSRRINSPSLLGLIRPKLLLPMGIEQTFSIEQVNHIFLHELIHFKRKDIWINCLSQVLLTCHWFNPLIWYAFYKMKEDQEIACDALVTSRINLEQAQDYAYTLLKLAETYRTAPRMASLANLSGSNSQIKKRLIILSKRRHKQTSPKWSLFAGLMIGLIALAVFSSTQGEANPALGQNAAISQGNSQGEAPGAVKGTADTSPGITIEDIAGPNYKGKVMLIKDPTRVELAVTKEIGVRGEKVSDLVKDMGGIAGINAGGFYDTDGKGTGAFPDGLTVKDGELVHNNVGEKEVNMVGFDDQGKMVLGSMAANQLEGRHLHEGVSFAPNLIVEGKSVISGDGGWGIAPRTGIGQRADGTVIFVVIDGRQSSWSMGATLRDLTQVFEDYEAVNAVNLDGGSSSEMVYQGSVLNKVSNIFGERYVPTAFVVKP; encoded by the coding sequence ATGATGCTAACGCTTTTACAGGCAAATTGTCTTAGCTTTTTTCACTGGGTTATGATTACATCTGCCAAAGCAAGCATTTTCATTATTTTTCTCCTGGGGGTAAAATTGGTACTTAGACATAAAGTGGGGGCACGCTTTCAGTATGGACTGTGGTCTGTGTTGTTCATTGGTTTAGTGTTGCCTTGGACACCTAATAGTCCGGCAAGTGTCTATAATTATCTCAACTCTTCTCGCCTGCAGGAGATAGTGTCGATGATTGCCCAAACCACGCAGGCATCTTCAGTTAACCTTGCAAACCAACAGCCAGGTTTCGCCCGGATGACAGTTGCGGAGAGTCAGTCTGACCAGGGGGTTATCAGCTCGGAAGCCCGGCGGGCAAAGGATGAAAATGCGAACTCATGGCTGGCTGCCCTGTTCGCATACAGGCTAATTTATTATATTTGGCTATTAGGGGCCTTGACGTTGACAGTCCTCATCATCGGCGTTAACCTACGGTTTTCAAAAAACATTGGACAGGCTTTGGTGACCGACCCAAGTTTACTTGCGGAGTACAATAAACTCAAAGCAGAGTTGAAGATAAAAAGGGAGATTCCCCTGCATAAATCGAGGCGGATCAACAGTCCATCCTTATTAGGATTAATCCGTCCAAAGTTACTGCTGCCCATGGGGATTGAACAAACATTTAGTATAGAACAGGTAAACCATATATTTTTACATGAGCTGATCCATTTCAAACGTAAGGATATCTGGATAAATTGCTTAAGCCAGGTCTTGTTGACCTGTCACTGGTTTAACCCACTGATTTGGTATGCTTTTTACAAGATGAAGGAAGACCAGGAGATAGCCTGTGATGCTTTAGTGACTTCTCGAATTAATCTGGAGCAAGCTCAGGACTATGCCTACACACTCCTTAAGTTGGCCGAGACCTATAGGACGGCTCCGCGTATGGCAAGCTTAGCAAATTTGTCCGGTTCCAATTCACAAATCAAGAAGAGGCTAATCATCCTTAGCAAGAGAAGGCATAAACAGACTTCACCTAAATGGTCATTGTTTGCAGGTTTGATGATAGGATTGATAGCCTTGGCGGTTTTCAGCAGTACTCAAGGGGAAGCAAACCCGGCTTTGGGGCAAAACGCTGCAATATCTCAGGGAAACAGTCAAGGAGAAGCCCCCGGAGCTGTTAAAGGGACTGCAGATACCAGTCCGGGTATCACAATCGAGGATATTGCCGGACCAAATTACAAAGGTAAAGTGATGCTGATCAAAGATCCTACCCGAGTAGAATTAGCGGTAACTAAAGAAATCGGTGTTAGGGGAGAGAAGGTCAGTGACCTGGTCAAGGATATGGGGGGGATTGCCGGAATTAATGCCGGAGGGTTTTATGACACGGACGGCAAGGGGACCGGAGCTTTCCCAGACGGCTTAACTGTTAAGGACGGGGAACTGGTTCACAATAATGTGGGAGAAAAGGAAGTCAATATGGTTGGATTTGATGATCAGGGGAAGATGGTTCTAGGCAGCATGGCGGCCAATCAATTGGAAGGGCGGCACCTACATGAAGGGGTTTCCTTTGCGCCTAATCTAATCGTAGAAGGCAAATCGGTCATTTCAGGGGACGGTGGGTGGGGGATCGCCCCCCGGACTGGGATCGGCCAAAGGGCGGATGGGACCGTTATTTTCGTGGTTATTGACGGACGCCAATCTTCTTGGAGCATGGGGGCGACCCTAAGAGACCTTACGCAGGTTTTTGAGGATTATGAGGCTGTGAATGCAGTCAACCTGGATGGTGGTTCTTCCTCAGAAATGGTTTATCAGGGCAGTGTCCTGAATAAGGTTTCGAACATCTTTGGCGAACGTTATGTTCCTACAGCCTTTGTAGTTAAGCCCTAG
- a CDS encoding phosphodiester glycosidase family protein, translating to MGKIRKISIKRIMVFFIFNLGFSVILTPLFVFWGPFEGTKTLAVGSILSSRHPQVVKAFLSDEKISEIVNKYDNAAPSDGPIRHTVSDASAGITIEDIKGKAFKGKVMLIKDPKRIKVAVTKELGVTGERVSDFVKDTGAIAGINGGGFYDPNGAGNGAYPDGLTVHNGEIVHNNIGSKSTEVVALDKDGKLIVGPITADDVKKKNIQEAVSFWPALIQDGKKGVFQDSFWGVAPRTAIGQKADDTIILVIIDGRQPTWSWGAKMSDLYNLFLDYGAVNAANLDGGSSTELFYKGKVINKLWNWAGERYLPTAFVVMPE from the coding sequence ATGGGGAAAATCAGAAAAATAAGTATTAAGAGGATTATGGTGTTTTTTATCTTCAACTTAGGTTTCTCCGTAATTCTAACTCCATTGTTCGTTTTCTGGGGGCCATTTGAAGGAACAAAGACATTGGCGGTGGGGTCTATTCTCTCGTCGAGACATCCACAGGTTGTTAAAGCCTTCCTCTCTGATGAAAAAATCAGCGAAATTGTCAACAAGTATGACAACGCGGCGCCTTCTGATGGTCCAATTCGGCATACTGTATCCGATGCATCCGCTGGCATTACGATTGAAGATATTAAAGGTAAGGCCTTTAAAGGCAAAGTAATGCTCATAAAGGACCCCAAACGGATAAAAGTCGCTGTGACCAAGGAATTGGGAGTCACAGGTGAACGGGTAAGTGACTTCGTCAAAGATACAGGCGCTATTGCCGGCATAAACGGGGGAGGATTTTATGATCCCAACGGTGCAGGAAACGGAGCTTACCCTGATGGCTTGACTGTACATAATGGAGAAATTGTCCATAATAATATTGGCAGCAAGAGTACAGAGGTTGTGGCCCTTGATAAGGACGGCAAACTGATCGTTGGACCAATCACGGCGGATGACGTTAAAAAGAAAAACATTCAGGAAGCGGTTTCGTTCTGGCCGGCCTTAATCCAGGACGGGAAAAAGGGTGTATTTCAAGACTCATTTTGGGGAGTTGCCCCGCGAACGGCCATTGGGCAGAAAGCTGATGACACGATCATTCTGGTAATCATCGATGGCCGGCAGCCAACCTGGAGTTGGGGGGCAAAAATGAGCGACCTCTATAATCTTTTCCTGGATTATGGTGCAGTTAATGCGGCCAATCTAGATGGCGGTTCTTCGACAGAACTCTTTTATAAAGGAAAAGTCATTAATAAACTTTGGAATTGGGCAGGTGAACGCTACCTGCCGACGGCCTTTGTGGTCATGCCGGAATAA
- a CDS encoding BlaI/MecI/CopY family transcriptional regulator yields MKNIPNITAAEWEIMKICWMKPAPCTANEIVKALEELTDWKPNTIKTLIGRLVKKGALGFQEEGRVYIYSPLVTEEECIQAESKSFLARVFGGALKPMLVTFLQEEKLSRDDIEELKQLLEERKE; encoded by the coding sequence TTGAAAAATATACCCAATATAACCGCTGCAGAATGGGAAATAATGAAAATCTGCTGGATGAAGCCGGCTCCCTGTACTGCAAATGAAATCGTAAAGGCTTTAGAGGAATTAACTGACTGGAAGCCAAATACGATTAAAACTTTAATTGGACGACTTGTGAAAAAAGGGGCACTCGGCTTCCAAGAAGAAGGCCGGGTCTATATCTACAGTCCATTAGTGACAGAGGAAGAGTGTATCCAAGCAGAGAGCAAATCCTTTCTTGCTCGTGTTTTTGGCGGGGCACTAAAACCTATGCTGGTTACCTTTCTTCAAGAAGAAAAACTCTCTCGGGACGACATTGAAGAACTGAAACAGCTCCTTGAAGAGAGGAAGGAGTAA
- a CDS encoding transposase — protein sequence MIKKQKGKQEKIQNGFDKINFQYDEANDVYICPMGYRLEFKWNGKQNDKDYKRYTCKNYMDCGKKASCTSSQGGRSVTRIKEEEILEMIDKNTINKNDIYRKRGTIVEHPFGTIKRHFGYTYFLTRGLDSVNTEGCFICLAYNFKRLINIMGVKELVWRFKEAICLKLSIYFRNHQSVIKSTKSTFIYNFLV from the coding sequence TTGATAAAAAAACAAAAAGGGAAACAGGAAAAAATTCAAAATGGTTTTGATAAAATAAACTTTCAATACGATGAAGCAAATGATGTTTATATATGTCCAATGGGCTACCGGTTAGAATTTAAGTGGAACGGCAAACAAAATGATAAAGATTACAAGCGCTATACATGTAAGAATTATATGGATTGTGGGAAAAAAGCTTCTTGCACTTCATCTCAAGGTGGAAGATCTGTAACAAGAATAAAAGAAGAAGAAATCTTAGAGATGATCGATAAGAACACCATCAACAAAAATGACATTTACAGAAAAAGAGGAACGATTGTTGAGCATCCCTTTGGAACAATTAAAAGACATTTTGGTTATACATATTTTTTAACGAGAGGGCTTGATTCAGTCAACACTGAGGGATGCTTTATTTGCCTTGCTTATAATTTTAAAAGACTGATTAACATCATGGGAGTTAAGGAATTAGTATGGCGTTTTAAAGAGGCAATATGTTTGAAATTATCTATTTATTTTCGAAACCATCAAAGCGTTATAAAATCTACAAAAAGCACGTTTATTTATAATTTTTTAGTGTAA
- a CDS encoding long-chain-fatty-acid--CoA ligase: MTMSSIASERPWFQFYESYVRKQLEIPELTLIGMFKQTKLRFPNNPALIFAGKSISYSEMDILIERMSKALVQKGVKRGDRISIFMPNSANWVISFFAIQRVGAVVVQTNPLYVESELKALLQDSEAVGIISIPQLLPRISAIQKEVGLKVIALDFLSHYSGLAGLNLADSRLYMDIEEQLKNADLDKLGSLPWETKPEDIAVLQYTGGTTGVAKGVILTHRNLVANAIQAGEWIGASEGERVLTVLPLFHIYALTACMNLSILCGGVMIILPKFDIDAVLQHINDYAPTFFPGAPTMYVAVINHPKINEYKVSSIRCCLSGSAPLPKEVALRFGELTGGRLVEAYGLSEAAPATHLNPIFNSRVGSIGVPAPNTDAKIMDLEKGTEELPPGEIGELVVKGDQVMAGYWQKPEETAAVLRDGWLYTGDIAYRDEDGFFYIVDRKKDMIISGGYNVYPRDVEEVLFTHPAVREAVCAGIPNPYWGEMVKAYLVIKEGASLTEQEIMNYCQGKLAAYKIPKKFELRESLPKTAVGKVLRRFLVEEEREKMLEQTNAQVAAAKETALSM; this comes from the coding sequence ATGACGATGAGTTCTATTGCCTCAGAAAGACCCTGGTTTCAATTTTATGAATCTTATGTACGGAAACAACTTGAAATACCTGAGCTAACCTTAATAGGGATGTTCAAACAAACAAAGCTGAGGTTTCCGAATAATCCGGCTTTGATTTTTGCCGGAAAGTCGATCTCCTATAGTGAGATGGATATACTTATTGAACGGATGTCCAAAGCCTTAGTCCAAAAAGGTGTAAAAAGAGGAGATCGAATCTCCATATTCATGCCCAACAGTGCCAACTGGGTGATTTCCTTTTTTGCTATTCAAAGGGTGGGAGCGGTAGTTGTTCAGACCAACCCACTTTACGTTGAGAGTGAATTAAAAGCTTTGCTGCAGGATTCTGAAGCTGTAGGAATTATTTCTATTCCTCAGCTCTTACCTAGGATATCAGCAATTCAAAAAGAAGTAGGACTTAAGGTTATTGCTTTAGACTTTCTGAGCCATTATTCTGGATTAGCAGGTTTAAATTTAGCCGATAGCCGGTTATATATGGACATTGAAGAACAACTCAAGAACGCCGATTTAGACAAGTTGGGCTCCCTGCCCTGGGAGACAAAACCGGAGGATATTGCCGTACTGCAATATACCGGGGGCACAACAGGAGTTGCCAAAGGGGTTATTTTGACACACCGCAACTTAGTGGCCAATGCAATTCAAGCCGGAGAGTGGATTGGCGCAAGTGAAGGGGAAAGAGTTCTTACGGTATTGCCTCTATTTCATATATACGCTTTGACGGCCTGCATGAATCTTTCAATTCTATGTGGTGGGGTTATGATTATCTTACCCAAGTTTGATATTGATGCCGTACTCCAACATATTAACGATTATGCGCCCACGTTTTTCCCAGGGGCTCCAACTATGTATGTAGCGGTCATTAATCACCCCAAGATTAACGAATACAAAGTGTCCTCCATACGCTGCTGTTTAAGCGGGTCTGCCCCCCTGCCCAAGGAAGTTGCCCTGCGCTTTGGGGAGCTGACGGGAGGAAGGCTGGTTGAGGCCTATGGGTTATCTGAAGCAGCGCCGGCTACTCACTTAAACCCCATCTTCAATTCCCGTGTCGGCTCAATTGGAGTTCCCGCTCCTAATACGGATGCTAAGATTATGGATTTGGAGAAAGGAACAGAGGAGCTGCCGCCAGGTGAGATTGGAGAGTTAGTCGTTAAAGGGGATCAAGTCATGGCAGGCTATTGGCAAAAACCTGAGGAAACGGCAGCAGTCTTGCGGGATGGTTGGCTGTATACCGGGGATATTGCCTATAGAGATGAGGATGGATTCTTCTATATTGTTGATCGGAAGAAAGACATGATTATTTCCGGAGGCTATAATGTCTATCCCCGTGATGTCGAAGAAGTCTTATTTACGCATCCGGCAGTGAGAGAAGCAGTGTGTGCAGGAATACCTAATCCCTATTGGGGAGAAATGGTGAAGGCCTATTTAGTTATTAAAGAAGGGGCAAGTTTAACAGAACAGGAGATCATGAACTATTGTCAAGGCAAACTTGCAGCCTATAAAATTCCCAAGAAATTTGAGCTTCGTGAAAGCCTGCCGAAGACGGCTGTGGGGAAAGTTTTACGCCGCTTCTTAGTTGAAGAAGAGCGGGAGAAAATGCTAGAGCAAACAAATGCCCAAGTAGCCGCAGCAAAAGAGACGGCCCTGAGTATGTAA
- the nrdR gene encoding transcriptional regulator NrdR, with the protein MRCPFCGNEDTKVQDSRQVEEGTAVRRRRECERCLRRFTTFEKFEDSPLIVVKKEGRRESFSRSKMMAGMLRACEKRPISIEEIENAAFAIEKVLRNRQEREVTSSEVGEAVLEQLFKMDEVAYIRFASVYRQFQDIQRFMEELNELVVKRRTLTK; encoded by the coding sequence GTGCGTTGTCCATTCTGCGGAAACGAGGACACAAAAGTTCAGGATTCAAGACAAGTTGAAGAGGGAACGGCAGTCCGTCGACGCAGGGAATGTGAACGTTGTTTGCGTCGATTTACTACCTTTGAGAAGTTCGAGGATTCTCCGCTCATTGTTGTAAAGAAAGAGGGGCGACGTGAAAGTTTTTCCCGCTCCAAGATGATGGCTGGAATGCTTAGAGCTTGTGAAAAACGACCGATTTCTATTGAAGAAATAGAGAATGCTGCTTTTGCCATTGAGAAGGTATTGCGCAATCGCCAGGAGCGAGAGGTCACGAGTTCAGAAGTTGGAGAAGCTGTGTTGGAACAACTATTTAAAATGGACGAAGTTGCTTACATACGTTTTGCTTCCGTCTATCGCCAGTTTCAGGACATACAGCGCTTTATGGAAGAGTTAAATGAACTTGTAGTAAAGCGGAGAACACTAACAAAATAA
- the tyrS gene encoding tyrosine--tRNA ligase — translation MDIFSDLKERGLIYQHTDEDALRKRLTAGPMALYCGFDPTADSLHIGHLLPLLVLRRFQLAGHKAIALVGGGTGLIGDPSGKASERTLNPKEIVAQWAQKIKDQFGRFLDFDTQNNPAILANNYDWLGSLQVIEFLRDIGKYFPLGAMLAKDSVESRLSKGISFTEFSYMILQSYDYLKLNEMYGCEMQIGGSDQWGNITAGIELIRRTSTEEKEMHGLTLPLVTKSDGTKFGKTEGGAVWLDPEKMSPYKFYQFWMNTDDKDVVKFLKYFTFLSIEEINELAEEVEKQPEKRRAQRALAEDVTKLVHGQEALVRAENITKAFFGGGLGNLTAVEIEEGFSDVPSTVVGNPEISLVEALVQVGAVSSKRQARESLEQGAIYINDIRHTELETTVSQLERLDGKYVVLRRGKRNYYLIKFKA, via the coding sequence GTGGATATTTTTAGTGATTTAAAGGAACGAGGTTTAATCTATCAACACACTGATGAAGATGCATTGCGCAAACGATTAACCGCCGGCCCCATGGCCCTGTATTGTGGATTTGATCCTACGGCAGATAGTCTGCATATAGGACACTTACTGCCGCTTTTAGTTTTAAGAAGATTTCAGCTGGCAGGGCATAAAGCTATCGCTTTAGTCGGGGGAGGAACCGGATTGATTGGTGATCCCAGCGGCAAAGCATCTGAGCGGACCTTAAACCCTAAAGAGATCGTCGCCCAATGGGCTCAAAAAATCAAAGACCAATTCGGTCGTTTCTTGGACTTTGATACTCAGAACAATCCGGCCATATTGGCAAACAATTACGACTGGTTAGGATCTCTGCAAGTTATTGAATTTCTCAGAGATATCGGCAAATATTTCCCGTTGGGGGCTATGCTTGCTAAAGATTCTGTGGAAAGCAGGTTGAGTAAAGGGATTTCCTTTACGGAATTCAGTTATATGATCCTGCAATCCTATGACTATTTAAAGCTTAACGAGATGTACGGTTGTGAGATGCAAATCGGTGGAAGTGATCAGTGGGGAAATATTACGGCGGGCATCGAACTGATTCGCAGGACTTCCACTGAAGAAAAGGAAATGCATGGACTTACCCTGCCCTTGGTTACCAAGAGTGATGGGACGAAGTTTGGTAAGACGGAAGGAGGGGCCGTCTGGCTGGATCCTGAAAAAATGTCGCCGTATAAGTTCTATCAATTCTGGATGAATACGGATGACAAAGATGTGGTTAAGTTTTTGAAATACTTTACCTTCTTATCTATAGAAGAAATCAATGAGCTGGCAGAAGAGGTTGAAAAACAGCCGGAGAAGAGAAGAGCTCAGCGAGCCTTAGCGGAAGACGTTACCAAGCTGGTTCACGGCCAAGAGGCATTAGTACGGGCAGAAAATATCACAAAAGCCTTCTTTGGAGGCGGACTTGGAAATCTGACAGCTGTTGAAATCGAAGAGGGTTTCAGTGATGTACCTTCTACGGTAGTCGGAAATCCGGAAATCAGTCTTGTTGAAGCATTAGTACAGGTAGGGGCGGTTTCTTCAAAGCGCCAGGCTCGCGAGTCTCTTGAGCAGGGAGCTATTTATATTAACGATATCCGCCATACTGAACTGGAAACAACCGTTTCGCAGCTGGAACGATTGGATGGTAAGTATGTTGTCCTGCGACGAGGGAAGAGAAACTATTATTTAATCAAATTTAAGGCATAA
- a CDS encoding vitamin B12-dependent ribonucleotide reductase — protein sequence MSFEGQVPETWPKVNITPNARVVLEKRYLKQENGKVIETPEDMIYRVASVVAEIEKDKYGKGTEEIQTLTSEFYTMMANLEFMPNSPTLMNAGRDLGQLSACFVLPVEDSMEEIFDAIKNAAIIHKSGGGTGFSFSRLRPKNSMVRSTGGVASGPVSFMKVFNSATEAVKQGGTRRGANMGILRVDHPDILEFIQCKEDNKEITNFNISVGITEEFMLAVREDRPYDLVDPHTGKAVGQLSATEIFNKIVDHAWQNGEPGIVFLDRLNQGNPTPLLGEIEATNPCGEQPLLPNEACNLGSINLKLMVTEKKGKMVIDWERLSRVTRSAVHFLDNVIDANLYPLPIIDEVVKGNRKIGLGVMGFADMLILLQTSYATEEAVEYAEKVMKFIQTEARIESQRLAEERGTFPNYEGSVYDGVMKLRNATLTTIAPTGTISMICSASSGVEPLFAVAYTKTVMDGTALVEVNPLFEAFAKEYGFYSPELMQKIADQGTVLGLSEVPNWVQEVFVTAQEIAPEWHIRIQAAFQKYTDNAVSKTINFANSATHEEIAEAYRLADELQCKGLTVYRDGSREEQVLSTGTQGAQSQEVKPEEESSMSVPSKPFVPEVNTIIPRPRPTTTIGVTEKIKIGCGNLYVSVNADEKGICEVFTNTGRAGGCSSQSEATARLISISLRSGLSVDAITEQIKGIRCPACMRREGVNVTSCPDAIARVIKKYNDVGINFTDIKVSSEGPALKAEKAKEISGQRNAAIEKPPVKKTHANVAPDNACPECGMSINHESGCVVCTHCGYSKCG from the coding sequence TTGAGTTTCGAGGGACAAGTACCGGAAACCTGGCCAAAGGTTAATATTACACCGAATGCAAGAGTGGTGTTGGAAAAAAGATATTTAAAACAAGAAAATGGCAAGGTCATTGAGACTCCTGAAGATATGATCTATCGGGTAGCCAGCGTTGTTGCTGAAATCGAGAAGGATAAATACGGTAAAGGTACAGAAGAAATTCAAACCTTAACCAGCGAGTTTTATACTATGATGGCAAACCTCGAGTTTATGCCGAACTCCCCTACGCTGATGAATGCCGGCCGCGATCTTGGCCAATTAAGCGCTTGCTTTGTGCTGCCTGTTGAAGACAGCATGGAGGAGATTTTTGATGCCATTAAAAATGCGGCTATTATCCATAAATCCGGTGGAGGGACAGGCTTTAGCTTTTCTCGTTTGCGCCCTAAAAACAGCATGGTTCGTTCAACGGGCGGAGTAGCTTCAGGCCCGGTTTCCTTCATGAAGGTCTTTAATTCCGCCACGGAAGCGGTAAAACAAGGCGGCACCAGAAGAGGTGCCAATATGGGAATTCTGCGCGTTGACCATCCGGATATTCTGGAATTTATTCAATGCAAAGAAGACAACAAAGAAATTACCAACTTCAATATCTCTGTTGGGATAACCGAAGAGTTTATGCTTGCGGTAAGAGAAGACCGTCCCTATGATCTTGTCGATCCCCACACGGGTAAAGCCGTGGGCCAACTATCGGCAACGGAGATTTTTAATAAAATTGTTGATCATGCCTGGCAAAACGGGGAGCCTGGGATTGTCTTTTTGGATCGTTTAAATCAAGGGAATCCTACCCCTCTCTTAGGGGAAATCGAAGCTACCAATCCTTGTGGGGAACAGCCTCTGCTTCCCAACGAAGCCTGCAACTTAGGTTCGATCAATTTAAAACTCATGGTTACCGAGAAAAAGGGGAAAATGGTGATTGACTGGGAGCGACTGAGCCGGGTTACCCGATCAGCTGTCCATTTCTTAGATAATGTCATTGATGCTAATCTGTATCCCCTGCCCATTATCGATGAAGTGGTTAAAGGAAACCGCAAAATCGGGCTGGGTGTTATGGGATTTGCCGATATGCTTATTTTACTCCAAACTTCCTATGCCACGGAAGAAGCCGTAGAGTACGCAGAAAAGGTTATGAAGTTCATACAAACGGAAGCTCGCATTGAGTCCCAGCGTTTGGCTGAAGAACGGGGAACTTTCCCTAACTATGAGGGCTCTGTTTATGATGGAGTTATGAAGCTGAGGAATGCTACATTAACGACCATAGCTCCCACAGGGACCATCTCCATGATTTGTTCAGCGTCAAGTGGAGTAGAGCCGTTATTTGCCGTTGCCTACACGAAAACGGTGATGGATGGAACGGCATTGGTAGAAGTTAATCCCCTATTTGAAGCTTTTGCTAAAGAGTATGGTTTTTATTCGCCGGAACTTATGCAGAAAATTGCTGATCAAGGGACTGTCCTGGGGCTGTCTGAAGTCCCCAATTGGGTACAGGAGGTCTTTGTTACCGCCCAGGAGATTGCGCCGGAATGGCATATTCGCATACAAGCGGCCTTTCAAAAATACACGGACAATGCCGTTTCCAAAACCATTAATTTTGCCAACTCGGCAACACATGAAGAAATAGCTGAGGCTTATCGACTGGCAGACGAACTGCAATGCAAAGGATTGACCGTTTATCGTGATGGCAGCAGAGAGGAACAAGTACTTTCCACAGGTACTCAAGGGGCTCAATCCCAAGAGGTTAAGCCGGAAGAAGAGTCGTCCATGTCGGTTCCGAGCAAGCCCTTTGTGCCTGAGGTAAACACCATTATTCCCAGACCGAGGCCGACGACAACCATAGGGGTTACGGAGAAGATAAAAATCGGGTGTGGAAACTTGTATGTCAGTGTCAATGCCGACGAAAAAGGAATTTGCGAAGTCTTCACTAATACCGGCCGTGCAGGCGGCTGCTCATCTCAATCTGAGGCAACAGCACGCTTGATTTCTATCAGTCTCCGTTCCGGTTTGTCAGTGGATGCCATCACTGAGCAGATAAAAGGAATTCGTTGTCCGGCGTGTATGCGTCGTGAAGGCGTGAATGTCACATCCTGTCCGGATGCTATTGCTCGGGTAATCAAGAAATATAATGATGTTGGAATTAATTTTACAGATATTAAGGTGAGCTCAGAAGGGCCGGCTCTTAAGGCGGAAAAGGCTAAAGAAATCTCGGGACAACGTAATGCTGCTATAGAAAAGCCGCCGGTTAAGAAAACCCACGCTAATGTTGCGCCGGATAATGCCTGCCCAGAGTGCGGCATGTCAATCAATCATGAAAGTGGTTGTGTTGTGTGTACACATTGTGGATATTCTAAGTGTGGGTAA